Proteins co-encoded in one Streptomyces diastaticus subsp. diastaticus genomic window:
- a CDS encoding ABC transporter permease: MPDIAPRTRTAFPPPPLVAAALTVAGLVLLVSGATTPQLVTPAKAALALLGLGLLLAGASRLGKLWAGPGFDVVFWSGAAWLLLLGLAIVCLPWLPLAEDRDVASTVAAPVFATPTFTGEHPLGTNAFGLDLLARSLYGARSSLLISLSAVALGTVVGGAIGMVAGYFRNGVDRVVGIATNALLAVPPLILLIALATVLQPHLGNVAFSLSLLTVPGMVRLARATTMAHANREFVVAARAMGATRSRVLLRELLPNVLLPLLSLAVVMISVLIVAEASLSFLGLGIQPPAPTWGNMIAEGEDRVFEEHPHIVLVPGAFLFLTVFAFNIVGEKARGRWDSRSVKL, encoded by the coding sequence ATGCCTGACATCGCCCCGCGCACGCGGACAGCGTTCCCACCGCCCCCACTCGTCGCCGCGGCCCTGACCGTGGCCGGCCTGGTCCTGCTGGTGTCCGGCGCGACCACGCCCCAACTCGTCACGCCCGCCAAGGCCGCGCTCGCGCTGCTCGGCCTCGGTCTGCTCCTCGCCGGTGCCTCCCGGCTCGGCAAACTGTGGGCGGGGCCCGGCTTCGACGTGGTGTTCTGGTCCGGCGCGGCCTGGCTCCTGCTGCTCGGCCTCGCCATCGTGTGCCTGCCGTGGCTGCCGCTCGCCGAGGACCGGGACGTCGCGAGCACCGTCGCCGCACCCGTGTTCGCCACCCCGACGTTCACCGGCGAGCACCCGCTCGGCACCAACGCCTTCGGCCTCGACCTGCTCGCCCGGTCCCTGTACGGCGCCCGCTCCTCCCTGCTCATCTCGCTGTCGGCGGTCGCCCTCGGCACCGTGGTCGGCGGCGCGATCGGCATGGTCGCGGGCTACTTCCGCAATGGCGTCGACCGGGTGGTGGGTATCGCCACCAACGCGCTGCTCGCCGTGCCCCCGCTGATTCTGCTCATCGCGCTGGCGACCGTGCTCCAGCCGCACCTGGGCAACGTCGCCTTCTCCCTGTCCCTGCTCACCGTCCCGGGCATGGTGCGCCTGGCCCGCGCCACCACGATGGCCCACGCCAACCGGGAGTTCGTCGTCGCCGCCCGCGCCATGGGGGCCACCCGCTCCCGCGTCCTGCTGCGCGAACTGCTGCCCAACGTGCTGCTGCCCCTGCTGTCCCTGGCCGTGGTGATGATCTCGGTGCTCATCGTCGCCGAGGCCTCCCTCAGCTTCCTCGGCCTCGGCATCCAGCCTCCCGCACCGACCTGGGGAAACATGATCGCAGAGGGGGAGGACCGGGTCTTCGAGGAGCACCCGCACATCGTGCTGGTTCCCGGTGCCTTCCTCTTCCTCACCGTGTTCGCCTTCAACATCGTCGGCGAGAAGGCTCGCGGACGCTGGGACTCCCGGAGCGTGAAACTGTGA
- a CDS encoding ABC transporter ATP-binding protein yields the protein MTPERQREPLEPTARAAPPGPTGEAPLLDASATGTVFHTPHGPLRAVDEVSLTLAEGETLGIVGESGSGKSVLGRTLMGLITDGPGTTVSGRVLIGGKDVHALTPAGRRALWGTEVAMVFQDPMTSLNPVKKVGTHLSESLRLHLRLSRADARDRAVDLLRQVGIPEPVRRAGQYPHELSGGMRQRVVIAMALACGPRLLIADEPTTALDVTVQKQILDLLRSLAEELRMATVLISHDLATVAGRTDRVAVMYAGRLVEYADTAAVFDRPRHPYSSALIASIPRLELPPHTLLPAIEGHPPDLRHPPAGCRFAPRCALADARCTTESPRLTAYAGDRGAGGLVACHHPLGAAEEAAV from the coding sequence GTGACCCCCGAGCGGCAAAGAGAACCCCTGGAGCCAACGGCCCGGGCCGCCCCGCCCGGGCCCACCGGCGAGGCCCCGCTGCTCGACGCGTCCGCCACGGGCACCGTCTTCCACACACCTCACGGCCCGCTGCGGGCCGTCGACGAGGTCTCGCTGACCCTGGCCGAGGGCGAGACCCTCGGTATCGTCGGGGAGTCGGGATCGGGCAAGTCCGTGCTCGGCCGCACCCTCATGGGCCTGATCACCGACGGCCCCGGCACCACCGTGTCCGGCCGGGTCCTGATCGGCGGCAAGGACGTGCACGCCCTCACCCCCGCCGGACGGCGCGCCCTGTGGGGCACCGAGGTCGCCATGGTCTTCCAGGACCCGATGACCTCCCTCAACCCGGTCAAGAAGGTCGGCACCCACCTCTCCGAGAGCCTCCGGCTGCACCTGCGCCTGAGTCGCGCGGACGCCAGGGACCGGGCCGTGGACCTGCTCCGCCAGGTCGGCATCCCCGAACCCGTCCGGCGGGCCGGCCAGTACCCGCACGAACTCTCCGGCGGCATGCGCCAGCGCGTCGTCATCGCCATGGCCCTCGCCTGCGGCCCACGTCTCCTCATCGCCGACGAGCCCACCACCGCCCTCGACGTCACCGTGCAGAAGCAGATCCTCGACCTGCTGCGCTCGCTCGCCGAGGAACTGCGCATGGCGACCGTCCTCATCAGCCACGACCTCGCCACCGTCGCGGGCCGCACCGACCGCGTCGCCGTCATGTACGCGGGCCGCCTGGTCGAGTACGCGGACACCGCCGCCGTCTTCGACCGCCCCCGCCACCCCTACAGCAGCGCCCTGATCGCGTCCATCCCGCGCCTGGAGCTGCCACCGCACACCCTGCTGCCCGCCATCGAGGGCCACCCGCCCGACCTGCGGCACCCGCCCGCCGGATGCCGCTTCGCCCCACGCTGCGCCCTCGCCGACGCTCGCTGCACCACCGAGTCCCCGCGCCTGACCGCCTACGCCGGTGACCGCGGCGCCGGCGGCCTGGTCGCCTGCCACCACCCGCTGGGCGCCGCCGAGGAGGCCGCCGTATGA
- a CDS encoding oligopeptide/dipeptide ABC transporter ATP-binding protein encodes MTTTRDAPALTATDLVVEFPAGRGQKVHAVSGVCLEVAAGETLGILGESGCGKSTVGRSLIQLPPPDAGTVRLGDLTLTGLAPRALRRARARMQIIMQDPVSALNPRRRVKDLVWEGRSIWGAGDDLRDQEARVDTALRDVGLDPATVRDRRPHELSGGQCQRVCVARALMLDPEVLICDEPVSSLDVSVQAQILNLLQETTRRRSLSMVFIAHDVSVVKNISDRVMVMYLGKVCEVLPSDDMQHEAAHPYTRLLLASLPQAQLAPAAPAAAAPAAELPSPLNPPSGCRFRTRCPLATDLCAAEEPAPREIRPGHRIACHHAEPRRNRP; translated from the coding sequence ATGACCACCACCCGGGACGCCCCCGCGCTGACGGCCACGGACCTCGTCGTCGAGTTCCCCGCCGGACGCGGCCAGAAGGTGCACGCCGTCTCCGGCGTCTGCCTGGAGGTCGCGGCCGGGGAGACCCTCGGCATCCTCGGCGAGTCCGGTTGTGGGAAGTCCACCGTCGGGCGGTCCCTGATCCAGCTGCCGCCCCCCGACGCGGGCACCGTCCGTCTCGGCGACCTCACCCTCACCGGGCTCGCCCCGCGCGCACTGCGGCGCGCCCGCGCCCGGATGCAGATCATCATGCAGGACCCTGTCTCCGCCCTGAACCCCCGCCGCAGGGTCAAGGACCTGGTGTGGGAGGGCCGTTCCATCTGGGGTGCCGGGGACGACCTCCGTGACCAGGAAGCCCGCGTCGACACCGCCCTGCGCGACGTCGGCCTCGACCCCGCGACCGTGCGGGACCGCCGGCCGCACGAACTCTCCGGCGGCCAGTGCCAGCGCGTCTGCGTCGCCCGCGCCCTCATGCTCGATCCCGAGGTGCTGATCTGCGACGAACCCGTCTCCAGCCTCGACGTGTCCGTGCAGGCCCAGATTCTCAACCTCCTTCAGGAGACGACCCGACGGCGTTCACTGAGCATGGTCTTCATCGCCCACGACGTGTCCGTGGTGAAGAACATCAGCGACCGCGTCATGGTCATGTACCTCGGCAAGGTCTGCGAGGTACTGCCCTCCGACGACATGCAGCACGAGGCCGCCCACCCCTACACCCGGCTGCTGCTCGCCTCCCTTCCCCAGGCCCAGCTCGCCCCCGCCGCCCCCGCCGCCGCAGCGCCGGCCGCCGAACTGCCCTCCCCCCTGAACCCGCCGTCGGGCTGCCGTTTCCGAACGCGCTGCCCGCTGGCCACCGACCTGTGCGCCGCCGAGGAACCCGCCCCGCGTGAAATCCGCCCGGGGCACCGGATCGCCTGCCACCACGCCGAACCGAGGAGGAACCGCCCATGA
- a CDS encoding NADH:flavin oxidoreductase, with translation MTAHQTPEPPTESRPPAVPDVLAPARLGPLELRNRVIKAATYEGLSHRSLVTKDLVDFHVGYARGGVGMTTVAYCAVAKEGRTDRHQIYWTDEAMPGLRVLTEAVHAEGAAVAAQIGHAGPVANPKGNGAPALSPSRHFHATTVSVAQEASLDDIRRVTEAHAEAARRAVEAGFDAVEVHLGHNYLASSFLSPRVNRRTDAYGGSLANRARLAREVMRAVYDAVGGRIAVIAKMNMDDGVPGGFWLDEAIPVVQWLEQDGTVDALEMTAGSSLLNPMYLFKGDAPLREFAAVMPQPMKLGVKLVGSRFLHSYPYRDAFLLEDARQIRAAVKLPMILLGGITGKPVMDRAMSEGFEFVAMARALLREPDLVNRLREDASTPSLCIHCNKCMPTNFTGTRCVLVDRATTRRETWGTPDGYVA, from the coding sequence ATGACCGCCCACCAGACCCCCGAGCCGCCCACCGAGTCCCGGCCCCCCGCGGTCCCCGATGTCCTGGCCCCCGCCAGACTGGGCCCGCTGGAGCTGCGCAACCGCGTCATCAAGGCCGCGACCTACGAAGGACTCAGCCACAGGTCCCTGGTCACCAAGGACCTCGTGGACTTCCACGTCGGCTACGCCCGCGGCGGCGTCGGGATGACCACCGTCGCGTACTGCGCGGTCGCCAAGGAGGGCCGCACCGACCGCCACCAGATCTACTGGACCGACGAGGCGATGCCCGGCCTGCGCGTCCTCACCGAGGCCGTGCACGCCGAGGGCGCCGCGGTCGCGGCCCAGATCGGACACGCCGGGCCGGTCGCCAACCCCAAGGGCAACGGCGCGCCCGCCCTCTCGCCGTCCAGGCACTTCCACGCCACCACCGTGAGCGTCGCCCAGGAAGCGTCCCTCGACGACATCCGGCGCGTCACCGAGGCCCACGCGGAGGCCGCCCGCCGTGCGGTCGAGGCGGGGTTCGACGCCGTGGAGGTACACCTGGGCCACAACTACCTGGCCAGCTCCTTTCTCAGCCCCCGCGTCAACCGCCGCACCGACGCCTACGGCGGCAGCCTGGCCAACCGCGCCCGGCTGGCCCGGGAGGTCATGCGGGCGGTGTACGACGCGGTCGGCGGGCGCATCGCGGTCATCGCCAAGATGAACATGGACGACGGAGTGCCCGGCGGCTTCTGGCTCGACGAGGCCATCCCCGTGGTGCAGTGGCTCGAACAGGACGGCACCGTCGACGCGCTGGAGATGACCGCCGGAAGCTCCCTGCTCAACCCGATGTACCTCTTCAAGGGGGACGCCCCGCTCAGGGAGTTCGCCGCGGTCATGCCGCAGCCGATGAAGCTCGGGGTGAAGCTGGTCGGCAGCCGCTTCCTGCACAGCTACCCCTACCGGGACGCCTTCCTCCTGGAGGACGCCCGGCAGATCCGGGCCGCGGTGAAGCTGCCGATGATCCTGCTCGGCGGCATCACCGGCAAGCCCGTCATGGACCGTGCCATGAGTGAGGGCTTCGAGTTCGTCGCCATGGCCCGTGCCCTGCTGCGCGAGCCCGACCTGGTCAACCGCCTGCGCGAGGACGCGAGCACCCCCTCGCTGTGCATCCACTGCAACAAGTGCATGCCCACCAACTTCACCGGCACCCGCTGCGTGCTGGTCGACCGCGCCACCACTCGGCGCGAGACCTGGGGCACGCCCGACGGATACGTGGCGTGA
- a CDS encoding amidase: MRGEAGTRRAAGTTTGDQPDAVATAAAVRSGETDARTVTEEAIARIEERDPGLHAVVHTRFEAALAEVAAGLPDGPLHGVPMLVKDLGTEVEGLPATGGSRLFSEVTARRDSELVARYRRAGAVILGTTNTPELGLNASTEPALHGPTRNPWNHAYSPGGSSGGSAAAVAAGMVPVAHASNGGGSIRIPAAACGLFGLKPSRGRVSPAPRPTTLSGLVSAHHALTTTVRDSALLLDVVAGPLPGDAFAAPDPGAPFAELARRDPGRLRIGLLTTVPDGPEVHPDCARAARSAAELCARLGHEVVETTARYRPADVAVTSAMLMGADVVSQIDARLEQLGRPLADDDIEPFTRVLYESYRARPAADVSRALRRVQEIGWAVGAAFDEVDLLLSPTLAQPTPPLGTLDTADPASVYRHASVYSAFTSFCNLTGMPAMSVPFFGPDREGLPLGVQFAGPLGGEGTLLALAAQLERAAA, translated from the coding sequence GTGAGAGGAGAGGCCGGCACGAGGCGTGCAGCGGGGACGACCACCGGCGATCAGCCCGACGCGGTCGCCACGGCCGCCGCCGTACGCAGCGGTGAGACCGACGCCCGCACCGTCACCGAGGAGGCGATCGCCCGCATCGAAGAACGCGACCCCGGGCTCCACGCGGTGGTCCACACCCGGTTCGAGGCCGCCCTCGCGGAGGTCGCCGCAGGCCTGCCCGACGGCCCGCTGCACGGCGTGCCCATGCTGGTCAAGGACCTCGGTACCGAGGTCGAGGGGCTGCCCGCGACCGGCGGCAGCCGCCTCTTCAGCGAGGTCACGGCCCGCCGCGACAGCGAACTGGTCGCCCGCTACCGCCGGGCCGGCGCCGTCATCCTCGGCACCACCAACACCCCGGAGCTGGGCCTCAACGCCTCCACCGAACCGGCGCTGCACGGCCCGACCCGCAATCCGTGGAACCACGCGTACTCGCCCGGGGGCTCCAGCGGCGGCTCGGCGGCAGCCGTGGCGGCCGGGATGGTCCCCGTCGCACACGCGAGCAACGGCGGTGGCTCGATCCGTATCCCGGCGGCGGCCTGCGGTCTGTTCGGCCTCAAGCCGAGCCGTGGCCGGGTCTCGCCCGCGCCGCGGCCCACCACCCTGTCGGGCCTCGTCTCCGCGCACCACGCCCTCACCACCACCGTGCGGGACAGCGCCCTGCTCCTCGACGTCGTCGCCGGCCCGCTGCCCGGGGACGCCTTCGCCGCACCGGACCCGGGGGCCCCGTTCGCGGAACTGGCCCGGCGCGACCCGGGCCGGCTGCGGATCGGCCTGCTCACCACGGTGCCGGACGGCCCCGAGGTGCACCCCGACTGCGCGCGGGCGGCGCGGTCGGCGGCCGAGCTGTGCGCACGCCTGGGACACGAGGTCGTCGAGACCACCGCCCGGTACCGGCCCGCCGACGTCGCGGTCACCTCGGCGATGCTGATGGGTGCCGACGTGGTCTCCCAGATCGACGCCCGGCTGGAGCAACTCGGCAGGCCCCTGGCCGACGACGACATCGAGCCCTTCACCCGCGTCCTGTACGAGAGCTACCGGGCCCGGCCCGCCGCCGACGTCAGCCGGGCGCTGCGCCGCGTGCAGGAGATCGGGTGGGCGGTCGGCGCCGCGTTCGACGAGGTCGACCTGCTGCTCAGCCCGACCCTCGCCCAGCCGACGCCGCCGCTCGGCACCCTGGACACGGCGGACCCCGCGTCGGTCTACCGGCACGCCTCCGTGTACTCCGCCTTCACCAGCTTCTGCAACCTCACCGGAATGCCGGCCATGTCCGTCCCGTTCTTCGGCCCGGACCGCGAAGGGCTGCCGCTCGGCGTCCAGTTCGCCGGGCCGCTCGGCGGCGAGGGCACGCTGCTGGCCCTGGCCGCACAGCTGGAGCGGGCGGCCGCCTGA
- a CDS encoding MerR family transcriptional regulator: protein MHSSFTPPRQVKIGAAAAFVGSTPRAIRHYHEIGLLPEPERGGDDRRRYGYEDMVRLLWIRRMADAGIALDDIRDAFTTPRTASVSADSGDGIAGTLERLEDSLAEQEAELRRQRTTVQRMRAEGSRMGLLSDFVTERLKSLPEGSLRQADLDSLLVTERIFGPLGAAVQATRFIALATHPALREDSDRVDDAEEALDDSVAVDDPRVLQVAVERHAFETALQTVIEESGLAEDEDALFDAWDALHPATADDGEGDLGSGRREPDSMSAFEAVGRMPYAFSPARLRCVELAEELSARASSGTGSTA from the coding sequence ATGCATTCGTCTTTCACGCCGCCCCGCCAGGTCAAGATCGGCGCCGCGGCGGCCTTCGTCGGCAGCACGCCACGGGCGATTCGCCACTACCACGAGATCGGGCTGCTCCCCGAGCCGGAGCGGGGCGGCGACGACCGCCGCCGCTACGGGTACGAGGACATGGTCCGCTTGCTGTGGATTCGCAGGATGGCCGACGCCGGGATCGCCCTGGACGACATCCGTGACGCCTTCACCACCCCCCGGACGGCCTCCGTCAGCGCGGACAGCGGGGACGGCATCGCGGGGACCCTGGAGCGGTTGGAGGATTCCCTCGCCGAGCAGGAGGCGGAACTGCGGCGGCAACGGACTACCGTGCAGCGGATGCGCGCCGAAGGCAGCCGGATGGGCCTGCTCTCCGACTTCGTCACCGAACGCCTCAAGAGCCTGCCCGAGGGCTCCCTGCGCCAGGCGGACCTGGACAGTCTGCTGGTCACTGAGCGGATCTTCGGCCCGCTGGGCGCGGCCGTCCAGGCCACCCGCTTCATCGCCCTGGCCACGCATCCCGCTCTGCGGGAGGATTCCGACCGCGTCGACGACGCCGAGGAGGCACTCGACGACAGCGTCGCCGTCGATGATCCACGGGTGCTGCAAGTGGCCGTCGAGCGACACGCCTTCGAAACCGCCCTGCAAACCGTCATCGAGGAGTCCGGCCTGGCCGAGGACGAGGACGCCCTCTTCGACGCCTGGGACGCGTTGCACCCGGCCACCGCCGACGACGGCGAGGGCGACCTCGGCTCCGGCAGGCGGGAGCCTGACTCCATGAGCGCCTTCGAGGCCGTCGGCAGGATGCCCTACGCCTTCTCCCCGGCCCGCCTGCGCTGTGTGGAACTGGCGGAAGAGCTGTCCGCCCGTGCCTCCTCCGGCACGGGAAGCACGGCCTGA